In Aspergillus flavus chromosome 3, complete sequence, one genomic interval encodes:
- a CDS encoding putative glial factor naturation factor (glial maturation factor), protein MASESRLYAFSPETKEKLRKFRLGTSRANDPQAIIYIIDQKNQEIRPEDGEVYTKMEDLADELPDSSPRFILLSYPLTLKSGRPSVPYVLLYWLPENCNPNSRMMYAGAVELMRNTAQVNRVIEVEEEGDIISIESKLQGED, encoded by the exons ATG GCTTCTGAATCTCGGTTATATGCGTTCTCTCCAGAGACGAAGGAGAAATTGCGCAAGTTTCGCTTGGGAACTTCTAGAGCAAATGATCCTCAGGCTATAATAT ATATCATCGACCAAAAGAACCAAGAAATTCGTCCTGAAGATGGCGAAGTGTACACAAAGATGGAAGATCTGGCCGATGAGCTCCCTGACTCATCGCCCCGTTTTATTCTCCTGAGTTATCCTTTGACTCTG AAATCCGGCCGCCCTTCGGTTCCTTACGTCCTTCTCTACTGGCTCCCAGAGAACTGCAACCCAAACTCGCGAATGATGTACGCTGGTGCGGTCGAATTGATGCGCAACACCGCACAAGTCAATCGTGTgattgaagttgaagaagagggtgaCATTATATCCATTGAATCGAAATTGCAGGGTGAGGACTAA
- a CDS encoding MoaB/Mog domain-containing protein encodes MTSSAVHNYTKTIHTAACLIIGDEVLGGKTIDTNSAYFAKYCFSLGIQLKRVEVIADDESEIIEAVRRMSNNYDFVVTSGGIGPTHDDITYESIAKAFGLKLKLHQGAFDRMKKLSKPHPMQPQFDWDTPSPGLTAKLRMVELPHDDTLSEEQQATFVADDMWVPIAIVNGNVHILPGVPRLFEKLLEHLKPTLLPRLTDPEGKGIYRYLFSTPLPESAVAPYLTDLATRTSSRGIKVGSYPRWGKKRNTVTLVGTDKDFMDSLVSEVEENVQGTRVSQEDELDPPSDAEEGK; translated from the exons ATGACATCATCCGCGGTGCATAACTACACGAAAACGATACACACGGCAGCATGTCTGATCATTGGTGACGAGGTGCTTGGCGGAAAG ACAATTGATACCAATTCCGCATATTTCGCCAAGTATTGCTTCTCCCTTGGGATTCAGCTAAAAAGGGTAGAAGTCATCGCCGATGACGAAAGTGAAATTATTGAGGCTGTCAGGCGCATGAGTAACAACTACGATTTTGTGGTGACCAGCGGAGGCATTGGACCGAC CCACGATGATATTACGTATGAATCCATAGCCAAGGCGTTCGGCCTAAAGTTGAAACTACACCAAGGCGCTTTTGACCGTATGAAGAAGCTCTCCAAGCCTCACCCGATGCAACCGCAATTTGACTGGGATACCCCGTCGCCCGGTCTAACAGCCAAGCTGCGCATGGTTGAACTTCCCCACGATGATACTCTGTCGGAGGAGCAGCAGGCTACCTTTGTGGCTGATGATATGTGGGTGCCAATCGCCATCGTCAACGGTAATGTGCATATCTTACCAGGCGTTCCTCGTCTGTTCGAGAAGCTCCTTGAGCATCTGAAGCCTACTTTGCTTCCTCGGTTAACCGACCCTGAGGGAAAAGGCATTTATCGGTACTTATTCAGCACCCCCCTCCCTGAGAGTGCCGTGGCGCCTTACCTGACGGACCTTGCGACGCGGACATCTTCACGAGGTATAAAGGTTGGTAGTTATCCCCGCTGGGGAAAGAAGCGGAACACCGTCACTTTGGTTGGAACCGACAAAGACTTCATGGACTCGTTGGTCTcggaggtcgaggagaatGTTCAGGGCACAAGAGTCTCGCAGGAAGATGAGCTTGACCCCCCTTCTGATGCAGAGGAAGGTAAATAA
- the rasA gene encoding protein ras-1 has product MASKFLREYKLVVVGGGGVGKSCLTIQLIQSHFVDEYDPTIEDSYRKQCVIDEEVALLDVLDTAGQEEYSAMREQYMRTGEGFLLVYSITSRQSFEEIMTFQQQILRVKDKDYFPIIVVGNKCDLGKERAVTVEEGEALARQFGCKFIETSAKSRINVENAFYDLVREIRRYNKEMSSYPSGSGAFGNRAPEGKMDVSEPGDNAGCCGKCIIM; this is encoded by the exons ATGGCCTCAAAG TTTCTACGAGAATACAAACTGGTagttgttggtggtggtggtgttggaaagTCATGCTTGACCATTCAATTGATTCAAAGTCACTTCGTCGATGAATATGATCCGACAATCGAAG ATTCGTACCGCAAGCAATGTGTCATCGACGAGGAGGTCGCTCTGTTGGATGTTCTAGATACGGCCGGACAGGAGGAGTACTCGGCAATGCGTGAACAGTACATGCGGACCGGTGAAGGGTTCCTTCTGGTTTACTCCATAACGTCGCGCCAGTCCTTCGAAGAAATTATGACATTCCAGCAACAAATTTTACGAGTAAAGGACAAGGATTACTTCCCTATCATCGTGGTCGGTAATAAGTGCGATCTAGGGAAGGAGCGAGCCGTCACAGTAGAAG AGGGTGAAGCTCTAGCAAGACAGTTTGGCTGCAAATTTATCGAAACATCCGCGAAGTCTCGCATCAACGTCGAAAACGCATTCTACGACCTCGTCCGTGAGATTCGTCGGTACAACAAAGAAATGTCGTCTTACCCCTCCGGCTCGGGGGCCTTCGGCAATCGCGCCCCGGAGGGCAAAATGGACGTGAGCGAACCCGGCGACAATGCTGGATGCTGCGGAAAGTGTATTATAATGTAA
- a CDS encoding putative dehydrogenase, whose translation MKHFRVCCNSIRLLRHLASPPSSTTLSTLTPSARKNPFSCTVQPAIAQRTMATAMAKRLEGKTIVVTGASSGIGRSTAKEFARTAPKNLKLILTARRIDSLNQLAQEIKEEVGDGVKTLAVKLDVSNPAEVQNFVPSLPAEFQEIDVLVNNAGLVKGVAKAPEIAPEDIDVMFSTNVTGLINMTQAILPIFKKRGDGGRGDIINIGSIAGREAYPGGSIYCATKAAVKSFTEALRKELIASRIRIIEIDPGQVETEFSVVRFYGDKEKADAVYANCEPLTPDDIAEVIVFAAGRRENVVIADTLIFPSHQASPGHLHKK comes from the exons ATGAAGCATTTTCGAGTTTGTTGTAATTCCATTCGACTTCTACGACACCTAGCTTCTCCCCCCTCAAGTACTACACTCTCCACACTTACTCCATCCGCCCGAAAGAACCCATTTTCCTGCACAGTCCAACCGGCAATCGCCCAACGCACAATGGCAACGGCAATGGCAAAGCGCCTCGAGGGCAAGACGATCGTCGTCACCGGCGCGTCATCCGGCATCGGTCGCAGCACCGCTAAGGAGTTCGCTCGCACGGCGCCCAAGAACCTGAAGCTTATCCTGACAGCCAGACGAATCGACTCTCTGAACCAGCTCGCGCAGGAGATCAAGGAGGAAGTCGGTGACGGCGTGAAGACATTGGCCGTGAAACTAGACGTCAGCAACCCGGCCGAAGTCCAGAACTTCGTACCCTCTCTGCCGGCGGAGTTCCAGGAAATCGATGTTCTAGTCAACAATGC CGGGCTTGTCAAGGGTGTTGCCAAGGCCCCTGAAATCGCCCCGGAGGATATCGATGTCATGTTCTCCACTAATGTCACTGGGCTGATCAACATGACCCAGGCGATTCTTCCGATTTTCAAGAAGCGGGGTGATGGCGGTCGTGGAGACATCATTAACATTGGAAGTATCGCTGGTCGTGAAGCTTATCCGGGTGGTAGCATCTATTGCGCTACCAAGGCGGCTGTCAAGTCGTTTACCGAGGCTTTAAGAAAGGAGCTTATCGCTTCGAGAATTAGGATCATCGAGATTGATCCTGGTCAGGTTGAGACT GAATTCTCCGTTGTGCGATTCTACGGAGATAAGGAGAAGGCTGATGCCGTATATGC AAACTGCGAGCCACTTACCCCGGATGATATTGCAGAAGTTATTGTATTTGCCGCTGGTCGGCGTGAGAATGTCGTGATTGCTGACACTCTGATCTTTCCAAGCCACCAG GCATCACCCGGACATTTGCACAAGAAATAG